The Lutibacter sp. A64 genome segment AAGGAAAAGGAGCATATCCAAATTATATTGCCAATGGTGTAATTGATGGTTTTGAAGAGCATGCTAATATGCCAGAAGCACAAATTAATAGTTTAAGTGAGTTTGTAGAAAAAAAACCAGAATTATATGCCGGCGTATGGACTTGGTCTCGTGGTGGAGGATGGGATGGTCCATATATAAAAGATGAAATGTGGTGCGATTTAAATTCTTGGGTAATGGCACAATGGGGACAAAATACCGATAAAAGTGAAGCATTTATTTTTAACAGATATGCCACAGAGCGTTTAGGTTTAAAAGGTGATGATGTTGCTAAATTTAGAAAGTTATGTTTGCTTTCGGCTGAAGCAGTAGTTAGAGGTAGAAATAGTACGTATAGAGATATGAATCCGTGGTGGACAAGAGATCAAGGTATTGCATGGCCAATGGTAGTTAAAGGTACTAATGAACAAAAGAGAAACCTAGTGCAAAAGGATGAAGCAATTGCAAAATGGAAAGAAATTGTTAAGTTGGCAAAATCAATTCATTGGCAAAATAAAGCAACTAAAAACCATGTAGTTGGGTCTTCAAAATATGGTTTAAGACTGTATGAAATATATAGAACACTTATTTATATGAAATATGCAGACGATAATGGAAATGGTAAAGACGTTCAAAAATGGATTAAAGCATACGATAAAGCTTGGAAGAATTATAACAAGCTTGCAAAAAAATATAGTAGTATAGCAACTCTATATACGCAAGATTATGAGCGTCATATAGCAAATAATGCAAATCGTAAAGTAAATAAATTAAGAGCGCAGGATAAGTAGTTTTTATTGTTATAACTTTCTATTTTAGAATAAAAACCAGGGTTTAATTTTTTAAAATTGAACCCTGGTTTTTAATTTGTACTTTTTTTTAGAGAGGTATTTGTTTTCAGTTTAAATACTTCTTCATTAATAAAGCTGCACCTAAAGCACTTTCATTTTTACAGTTTGAAATTTTAATTTCAAGATTGTTTTTTAGTAGTTTTAGAAGCTTGATAAATATTTTATTTTTATTGAATCCTCCCGAAATAAATACTTTTGAAATGTCTGCGTTTTTATCTGAAATTAGTTGAATACCGTTAATTACTTTTTTTGATATTTCGTATACTAATTGGTAATAAGCTGCTTCATACGAAGTAAAATTCTTCAAATATTCTGGGTGAGCTTCAAAATCTGTATCTATACCTTCTGATAAAAATACGCGAGCATTTTTTTGCACTAATTCTTCACAGAGAGTTGTGTTTAAAACAAGATCTAAATGTGTGTCGATACTTACCTTAAAATAGTCGCTTAAAGCTTTTAAATACACTTCGTGTATTCTTCCTAAAAATTGCATAGAAGACTTTATTTGTTGCTTTTCAGGAGTCATAAAACACAAGCAATTATTTTTAAGTTGGTGTTGTGTTAGTACTTCTTTACTAAATGGATTCATAGCAATAATCCACGTGCCAGTTGATAATAATATAAAATCTTTTTCTTTTTCCAATAAAGGAATTATAGATGAAGAGCTGTCGTGCATACCAGAACCTACAGCTATTTTTTCTTCATTTATTTCAGTAATAATAGCTTCATTTCCTTTGCAAGGTGTTGGTAAGTTTATGTTTTCATCTTTTAACCAACTATGATATTGCATTGTGTCAAAATCCCAAGTTGCAGTATGTGCACCAACAGATGTATAATCTGCTGTAATTTTTTTTGTAAATAAATAGCTTAAATACTGTGGATAGTGTAAAATGGCATCAACTTGTTTCCAAATTTCTGGTTTGTGTTTTTTAATCCAAAGCATTTGTAAACCAGTATTTAGCATACCATAAACAGGTGAAGCTGTTTTTCTTGAAAATTCATCAGTTCCTCCGTTGTTTTGATAAAGGGTTTCGTAATCTTTTAAATCTAAATTTTTTAGATAATTGTATAAAGGTGTTATACGTCTTCCTTCTTTATCTAGGTAAATTAAAGAAGCACCATGCGTTGTAAAATTGATAGCTTTTATTTTAAAATCCCCTTTTTTTTGAATATTAGAAATCTGATTTTTAATCCAGTTTTCAATTGCTACAATATCATCACAAGGAAAACCATCATCGTCAATTATTTCATCAAATTGAGTTGAATTTTGAAATACTACTTCAAAACTTTCATCAAACAAAAATATTTTTTTATTTGTTTTTCCTATATCAATAATTGCTATAACTTTTTTCATCTGTATTGAAAATTTAGATATGAAAAGCCTTCCTAATAATTTTTAAACTAAAAATTATTAGGAAAAGCTTTAACAATATTATAAAAAGAATATGGTGATTAAATCAGACAATTATAATTAAACCAGTTCTTCTTAATATATTTAATTATTTATTCTTTAAATCCGTATAGAGGTCCGTAGTTGTTGCAGGCTCTATAATCTGCACCTTCAAGGTTTTCGCCAAAAGCAGACCATGCACTAGGTCTAAATATATCATTTTCATCAACATTATGCATATTTACTGGAATGCGTAACATAGCGGCTAATGAAATTAAATCTGCTCCAATATGTCCGTGAGAAATTGCTCCGTGGTTAGCTCCCCATTTAGCCATTACAGTGTACACATCTTTAAAGAAACCTTTACCAGTTGTTCTAGGTACAAACCAAGTTGTTGGCCAAGTTGGGTCAGTTCTATCATTTAAGACATTATGAATATCTTCAAGTAGTTCTACACTCCAACCTTCTACAATTTGTAAAACAGGGCCGATTCCTTTAATTAAATTAACTCTACACATGGTTAATGGCATTTGACCTTTAGTTAAGAAATTAGAAGAGAATCCTCCACCTCTAAAATATTCGGTTGTAGCTGGTGGCCATTTTGTATTATCTAAACATCTTTTAACATCATCTTCTGTAATATCCCAAAAAGGTTTCATAGTTGGGTTTCCTTCAGCATCTAATTGTTGTGCGGTAGCATCTAAAGTTGTTGAACCAGAATTTATTAAGTGAATAATTCCGTTTTCTGCAAGACCTGTTAATTTTTTACCCGTAACTCGTTCTACAGATTCTGGGCTCCAATAGGTTCTTACATCAGAGAATAATTGCGCTTTATTAGTCAATAAATGACCAAATAGCATTGAAATTGCATTTAAACAATCATTTTCTGTAGCAAATACATAAGCTTGGCGAATTCCGTTCCAATCGAAAGACGAGTTTAAAATAGACTCTGTAAAATCTGCATTTGGTTGGTAATCTGTCCATTGAC includes the following:
- a CDS encoding FGGY family carbohydrate kinase — encoded protein: MKKVIAIIDIGKTNKKIFLFDESFEVVFQNSTQFDEIIDDDGFPCDDIVAIENWIKNQISNIQKKGDFKIKAINFTTHGASLIYLDKEGRRITPLYNYLKNLDLKDYETLYQNNGGTDEFSRKTASPVYGMLNTGLQMLWIKKHKPEIWKQVDAILHYPQYLSYLFTKKITADYTSVGAHTATWDFDTMQYHSWLKDENINLPTPCKGNEAIITEINEEKIAVGSGMHDSSSSIIPLLEKEKDFILLSTGTWIIAMNPFSKEVLTQHQLKNNCLCFMTPEKQQIKSSMQFLGRIHEVYLKALSDYFKVSIDTHLDLVLNTTLCEELVQKNARVFLSEGIDTDFEAHPEYLKNFTSYEAAYYQLVYEISKKVINGIQLISDKNADISKVFISGGFNKNKIFIKLLKLLKNNLEIKISNCKNESALGAALLMKKYLN